The following are encoded in a window of Arvicanthis niloticus isolate mArvNil1 chromosome 1, mArvNil1.pat.X, whole genome shotgun sequence genomic DNA:
- the Fam111a gene encoding serine protease FAM111A: protein MSCKKRKSLKIPFNTRKNKKINDYFSQVPKEEQNDPSISHVKMDSKKMPRDITNTRGQRPLSPGKIRQDQTPPLNKKIKITFGVNIRKHKDMKYELTHGETSSLYAALNTLSAVTDEIESQQGKEMLVCGKEGIEGYLNLGMPLCCIPEGSHLVITFCQCKSKTEENKQFFEPQDQVSTNYVRFYIHAIGSEKKTILKCGKLRKKGNKLCVYGVKGETIRDTLRKDGRFCSFIESDHWQLINDHDTIIENTQPVDELEGKLFQVATELPTNRRVVSVTQNSELENRNFRKIEDYIVNEYPALKTEGENLRRYIKEESEKRKKKGSLFKVHKEHFGKIKNSSIPVKVNKHLSRVSDSVGFLWWNNNGNEGCATCFVFKGLYILTCRHVITSIVGASIDSSKWASIISQCVKVAFDYEEFPLIEDKFFVVKPWFEISDENLDYAVLELEENGQEVPAGLYNGIGPVPHNGLIYIIGHPEGAKKAIDDCTVVPQDDRERKCEENFQEREEAGYCFSMSFIHMLTEKSFQEMLHNSDVVTYDTAFFGGSSGSPVFDSNGSLVAMHAAGITCAYQSGVSSIIEFGSTMKSILDNIKQKEEWYNKIFLNDQDVEMSPDS, encoded by the coding sequence TTCTCACGTAAAAATGGACTCTAAAAAAATGCCAAGGGACATAACCAACACCAGGGGCCAAAGACCACTTTCACCTGGGAAAATTCGACAAGATCAGACTCCTCCcctaaataagaaaattaagatCACCTTTGGTGTGAACATTAGGAAACACAAAGACATGAAATATGAGCTCACTCATGGGGAGACAAGTAGCTTGTATGCAGCACTCAACACTCTCAGTGCTGTCACAGATGAGATAGAAAGTCAACAGGGCAAAGAAATGCTGGTGTGTGGCAAAGAAGGAATTGAAGGGTACTTAAACCTTGGCATGCCCCTCTGCTGTATACCAGAAGGCAGCCACTTGGTCATTACATTTTGTCAATGTAAAAGTAAGACAGAGGAAAATAAGCAATTCTTTGAACCACAGGACCAAGTATCTACCAATTATGTCCGATTTTACATTCATGCAATTGGGAGTGAGAAGAAAACAATTCTGAAGTGTGGGAAACTTCGCAAAAAAGGGAACAAACTCTGTGTCTATGGTGTCAAAGGAGAGACCATCAGGGACACTCTGAGGAAGGATGGCAGGTTCTGTTCTTTCATAGAGAGTGACCATTGGCAACTCATTAATGACCATGACACCATCATAGAAAACACCCAGCCAGTTGATGAGTTAGAGGGCAAGCTCTTTCAGGTTGCAACTGAGCTACCAACGAACCGTAGGGTAGTCTCTGTCACTCAGAATTCTGAGTTAGAGAACAGAAACTTTCGTAAGATAGAAGACTACATTGTGAATGAGTATCCTGCATtgaaaacagaaggagaaaaccTCAGACGATACATCAAGGaagaaagtgaaaaaagaaagaagaaaggttcCTTATTCAAAGTGCATAAGGAACactttgggaaaataaaaaacagttcTATTCCTGTGAAAGTGAACAAACATCTTTCGAGGGTCAGTGACTCAGTTGGGTTTCTATGGTGGAACAACAATGGAAATGAGGGCTGTGCCacctgctttgtttttaaaggattGTACATTTTGACTTGTCGGCATGTGATAACTAGCATTGTGGGTGCGAGCATAGATTCAAGTAAGTGGGCAAGCATAATTAGTCAGTGTGTGAAGGTGGCCTTTGATTACGAAGAGTTCCCATTAATAGAAGAcaagttttttgttgttaaacCTTGGTTTGAGATATCTGATGAAAACCTTGACtacgctgtcctggaactggaggaaAACGGACAAGAAGTACCTGCTGGACTGTACAATGGAATAGGACCTGTGCCACATAATGGGTTGATTTATATCATtggccatccagagggagcaaAGAAGGCTATTGATGACTGTACAGTGGTCCCTCAAGatgatagagaaagaaaatgtgaggaaaattttcaagaaagagaagaggcaggCTACTGTTTTTCTATGTCTTTTATCCATATGCTCACGGAGAAAAGCTTCCAGGAAATGCTTCACAACTCTGATGTGGTTACTTATGACACCGCTTTTTTTGGTGGTTCTTCTGGATCTCCAGTGTTTGATTCTAATGGTTCATTGGTGGCCATGCATGCTGCTGGCATCACTTGTGCATACCAGAGTGGAGTTTCTAGTATCATTGAGTTTGGTTCTACTATGAAATCCATTCTTGATAATATTAAGCAAAAGGAAGAGTggtataataaaatttttttaaatgatcaagatgtagaaatgaGCCCAGATTCCTGA